The sequence GTGTTGTCTGCGATTTTAAGCTCATCAAGCTTGTCTAGAAGGATACCGACTTGGTCATCGTGCTCTAACATACCGTCAGCGTAGATGCTGATACCTGATGCGCCTTGGTATTTCTCTTGTAGACGAGTCCAAACGTGCATACGTGTAGTGTTGTGCCAGATGAAGAATGGTTTGTCAGCTTTCACTGCTTTTTCCATGAACGCTAGAGATTCTTCTAGGAACTCCTCATCCGCGTGCTCCATACGCTTACGCGTCATAGGGCCTGTATCTTCAATCTTACCGTCAGCAGTAGACTTGATTACACCTCGAGGGCCGAAGTTCTTACGGAACTCAGGGTCTTTAGGGTAGTAGTATGTCTCTGGCTCTTCTTCTGCATTCAGGTGGTATAGGTTACCGAAGAACTGGTCAAAACCGTGGTTCGTTGGAAGGTGTTTATCTTGGTCACCCATGTGGTTCTTACCGAACTGAGCAGTCATGTAGCCCTGTTCTTTAAGAAGGTCAGCGATAGTTGGAGCCCAATCTGGGATACCGTGATCAGAGCCTGGCATACCGATAGTTAATAGACCTGTACGGAAAGGTTCTTGACCCGTAAGGAATGCAGCACGACCAGCAGTACACGATTGCTGACCGTAGTGGTCGGTAAATAGTGCGCCTTCGTTAGCAATACGGTCGATGTTAGGTGTTTCATAACCCATCATACCGTTGTTGTATGCACTGATGTTGAATACACCAATGTCATCACCCCAGATAGCAAGAATGTTTGGTTTTTCTGCTGCTGTTGCCGCTGAAGAAGCTGCTAATAAGCCAACACCTAATGCTAGTTTATTAATTTTAGTACCCATAAGGACTCCGATTCACTTTAAAGATTAATGCGTTAGAGCAACACATCGTTGGGCAAACATTAATCTCTAAAATCGGTCGTGTCTTTTTATAGTGGTTATAACTAATTGTTATGGGGTTATTATAACCTTTTGATTTTTAGGGTTTTGGTTTGTTTTGCTCGATTTACCCTCTAACGTCATGTGTGATCCTTATCATGTTTATATACGTAATTTCTATCGTGCAGTTGTACGTGTCGCCGTTCAGAAAAATGACAAATAGATTAATAGTTTAGCGAATCTCGCGATCGTTCAAAAAATGGACTATATGTTGTAGGGCAGGATGCAAATAATTAACGAAGAGGTTTCTATGACAGCGAAATATGGCGTCAAACGTCGATTAGCGATTTTGGGTACTGCGATGATGGCGGCTTCCACCACCACATTCGCGGCAGAAAAACCGAATATTCTCGTCATTTGGGGTGACGACATTGGTCAATCTAATGTCAGTGCGTACACCTTTGGCTTAATGGGGTATCAAACTCCGAACATTGATAGCATCGCCAAAGAAGGCATGATGTTTACCGATTACTACGCAGAGCAATCTTGTACCGCAGGTCGCTCTACGTTCATTACAGGTCAAAGTGTACTGAGAACAGGCTTAAGTAAAGTAGGCTTGCCAGGTGCAGATATTGGCCTTCAAGCAGAAGATGCAACCATTGCTGAACTGCTTAAACCTATGGGTTACATGACAGGTCAATTTGGTAAAAACCACCTTGGCGATAAAGATGAATTCCTTCCAACAGCGCACGGGTTTGACGAATTTTTTGGCAACCTTTATCACCTAAATGCTGAAGAAGAACC is a genomic window of Vibrio crassostreae containing:
- a CDS encoding arylsulfatase, with protein sequence MGTKINKLALGVGLLAASSAATAAEKPNILAIWGDDIGVFNISAYNNGMMGYETPNIDRIANEGALFTDHYGQQSCTAGRAAFLTGQEPFRTGLLTIGMPGSDHGIPDWAPTIADLLKEQGYMTAQFGKNHMGDQDKHLPTNHGFDQFFGNLYHLNAEEEPETYYYPKDPEFRKNFGPRGVIKSTADGKIEDTGPMTRKRMEHADEEFLEESLAFMEKAVKADKPFFIWHNTTRMHVWTRLQEKYQGASGISIYADGMLEHDDQVGILLDKLDELKIADNTIVIYSTDNGAETVSWPDGGATYFHGEKGTTYEGGMRVPQLVRWPGTIKPGTKINDIMSHQDWIPTLLAAAGDDKVVEKLASDKGATYNGKNWRVHLDGYNFLPFFEGKEEKGPRDSMLYFSANAELNAVRWNDFKISFAVMDGNIVDAVRFQPNWPQVVHLRADPFEKAPHESGMYLRWMADNMWLFVPVGGKVQEFMNTLPDYPMQQSQVLNPGNFNQNAYMLQGKLKQLEAAAAQAK